A window of Cryptomeria japonica chromosome 3, Sugi_1.0, whole genome shotgun sequence contains these coding sequences:
- the LOC131074420 gene encoding F-box/kelch-repeat protein At5g60570-like, whose amino-acid sequence MECSEFYQDRIKFGLAKKYICLLRDAAISIYDPVDQSIIMHTRIPPGFQVSNLYSYIQGAQIPIAQNIHDFACCASPEGLIYIAGGYVNCSSASFSRANFSHKAAVYKVDEDEWDFLPDMHYKMTDSGGVFYEGMFYVISSNNRTQRFDPNTRVWTILNLSSPIPQCVHVMFGRLIAVIDNKIEQYDWEKNVWIQLETLPKILEYVQATEWSGRIFMCGHETTLFWCPKFYMHKFEATPSERWVSVNPPLEETIDNWISVNASLEETIVESIITVEI is encoded by the exons ATGGAATGTTCCGAGTTTTACCAAGATAGAATTAAGTTTGGGCTAGCTAAGAAATATATATGCTTGCTCCGGGATGCTGCGATATCTATATACGATCCAGTTGATCAATCAATTATAATGCACACTCGTATTCCCCCTGGTTTTCAAGTCTCAAATTTATATTCTTACATT CAAGGTGCTCAAATTCCAATTGCTCAAAACATACATGATTTTGCATGTTGTGCCTCGCCTGAAGGATTGATTTACATTGCAGGAGGTTATGTCAATTGTAGTTCGGCCAGTTTTAGTCGAGCCAATTTTAGTCATAAAGCAGCAGTATACAAAGTAGATGAAGACGAGTGGGACTTTCTTCCTGACATGCACTATAAAATGACCGATTCTGGAGGTGTATTTTATGAAGGAATGTTTTATGTCATTAGTTCTAACAATAGAACTCAAAGATTTGATCCCAACACAAGAGTATGGACAATACTTAATTTGTCTTCTCCAATTCCACAGTGCGTCCATGTTATGTTTGGACGGCTAATAGCGGTTATAGACAATAAAATAGAGCAATATGACTGGGAGAAAAATGTGTGGATACAATTGGAAACCCTCCCTAAAATACTTGAGTATGTTCAGGCCACAGAGTGGAGTGGTCGAATTTTCATGTGCGGACATGAGACGACTCTTTTTTGGTGTCCCAAATTCTATATGCATAAATTTGAAGCAACTCCCTCTGAGAGGTGGGTTTCTGTCAACCCACCTCTAGAGGAAACTATTGATAATTGGATTTCTGTCAATGCATCGTTAGAGGAAACTATTGTCGAATCTATTATCACCGTAGAAATTTAA